The Nitrospira sp. genome has a window encoding:
- a CDS encoding NADH:ubiquinone reductase (Na(+)-transporting) subunit F, producing the protein MIEILLGVGFFTGIVLILAVLILSARSKLVASGHVTIAINDKKFIETPIGGKLLNALGDAKIFVSSACGGGGTCGVCRVKVFEGGGGILPTETSHINKREAREGYRLSCQVAVKQNMKIEIPDEIFGVKKWQCTVRSNRNVATFIKELVLELPQGEHVDFRAGGYIQVFCPPYKHSFEQFDIEERFRSDWDRLNLWNLVSKVNEPLERAYSMANYPEERGIIMLNIRIATPPPRTQNVPPGKMSSYLFGLKPGDKVTISGPFGEFFARDTDNEMVFIGGGAGMAPMRSHIFDQLGRLKTTRKMSFWYGARSKREMFYVDDFDKLAAAHDNFEWHVALSDALPEDQWTGYTGFIHNVLHNEYLKTHPAPEDCEYYLCGPPMMNAAVIKMLLDLGVERENIMLDDFGG; encoded by the coding sequence CTCATTCTGGCTGTCCTCATTCTGAGTGCACGCTCGAAACTGGTGGCGAGTGGCCATGTCACGATCGCGATCAATGATAAGAAATTTATCGAGACACCGATCGGGGGCAAGTTGCTCAATGCGCTGGGCGACGCCAAGATTTTTGTCAGTTCCGCCTGTGGTGGCGGCGGGACCTGCGGCGTGTGCCGGGTCAAGGTCTTCGAAGGGGGTGGTGGGATTCTGCCGACAGAAACCTCGCATATCAACAAGCGTGAAGCGCGCGAGGGCTACCGTCTCTCCTGCCAGGTGGCGGTCAAGCAGAACATGAAGATCGAGATTCCCGATGAGATATTCGGCGTCAAGAAATGGCAATGTACCGTGCGCTCCAACCGCAATGTCGCCACCTTTATCAAAGAACTGGTCCTGGAGCTTCCCCAGGGCGAACATGTCGATTTCCGTGCCGGTGGGTACATCCAGGTTTTCTGCCCTCCGTATAAGCACTCGTTTGAGCAGTTTGATATCGAGGAGAGATTTCGCAGCGACTGGGACCGGCTGAACCTCTGGAATCTTGTTTCGAAGGTCAATGAGCCCCTCGAGCGAGCCTACTCCATGGCCAATTACCCGGAGGAACGTGGCATCATTATGCTCAATATTCGCATCGCCACACCGCCACCGCGCACGCAGAATGTGCCGCCTGGTAAGATGTCATCCTACCTCTTCGGACTGAAACCGGGCGACAAGGTTACCATTTCTGGGCCGTTCGGCGAGTTCTTTGCGCGTGACACCGACAACGAGATGGTATTCATCGGTGGTGGTGCAGGGATGGCGCCCATGCGTTCACATATTTTTGACCAGCTGGGTCGCCTCAAGACCACCCGCAAGATGTCATTCTGGTACGGGGCCCGATCGAAACGCGAAATGTTCTATGTCGACGATTTCGACAAGCTGGCTGCCGCGCACGACAACTTCGAGTGGCATGTCGCCCTTTCCGACGCGCTCCCTGAGGACCAGTGGACCGGCTATACCGGCTTCATTCATAACGTACTCCATAATGAATATCTGAAGACCCATCCCGCGCCAGAGGACTGTGAGTACTACCTCTGCGGACCACCGATGATGAATGCCGCCGTGATCAAGATGCTGTTGGATCTGGGTGTCGAGCGAGAAAACATCATGCTCGATGACTTCGGAGGATGA
- a CDS encoding FAD:protein FMN transferase — MALVALLAAGAGLGLLRPDPPAAELHMSGHTMGTTYTVKYRATQDTPPLKAMQSDVDALLAEINHTMSTYEPESELSRFNRLRTTDWVPASASLRGVLNAALEIGTQSEGAFDITVGPLVNLWGFGPEVHPDRIPLEADIAAARTRSGLDKVSVSETPQAIRKHRPDVFLDLSGIAKGYGVDRVAELMTAHGIDHYMVEIGGEIRVRGHKEHETPWRIAIEKPLSGERSVQTMLALSDIALATSGNYRNFFEIDGRRYSHTIDPTTGRPVDHHLASVTVLAETSMRADAWATAFQVLGPERGMAIAERLHLPVLFVIEHDGQFEERVCCGFQQYRKQELS; from the coding sequence ATGGCCTTGGTCGCTCTGCTGGCCGCTGGTGCAGGATTGGGCCTGCTGCGCCCTGATCCGCCTGCCGCTGAGCTGCATATGAGCGGCCATACGATGGGGACCACCTATACCGTGAAATACCGAGCGACCCAGGATACACCGCCGCTGAAGGCGATGCAGAGCGATGTGGACGCCTTGTTGGCCGAGATCAATCACACCATGTCCACCTATGAGCCGGAATCGGAACTGTCGCGCTTTAACCGTCTGCGCACCACCGACTGGGTACCCGCATCCGCATCGCTCCGTGGCGTGCTTAACGCCGCGCTAGAGATCGGCACCCAGAGCGAAGGGGCGTTTGACATCACGGTGGGCCCCCTGGTCAATCTCTGGGGATTCGGGCCCGAGGTTCATCCAGACCGTATCCCGCTTGAAGCCGACATCGCCGCTGCGCGCACTCGCAGCGGTCTCGATAAAGTCTCGGTCAGTGAGACTCCACAAGCGATACGCAAGCACCGCCCTGATGTCTTCCTAGATCTTTCCGGAATTGCTAAGGGCTACGGGGTGGACCGAGTTGCTGAACTCATGACCGCACATGGTATTGACCATTACATGGTCGAGATCGGTGGTGAGATACGGGTACGTGGTCACAAGGAGCACGAGACACCCTGGCGGATCGCGATTGAGAAACCGTTGTCGGGCGAACGTTCAGTGCAAACCATGCTGGCGCTCAGTGACATCGCCCTCGCCACCTCGGGCAATTATCGGAACTTTTTTGAAATCGACGGGCGACGCTATTCCCATACCATCGATCCCACCACCGGCCGGCCGGTTGATCATCATCTGGCATCGGTGACGGTACTGGCGGAGACCAGCATGCGAGCTGATGCCTGGGCTACCGCGTTTCAGGTACTAGGGCCCGAGCGTGGTATGGCCATAGCCGAGCGGCTCCATCTTCCCGTCCTCTTCGTCATCGAACATGATGGGCAATTTGAGGAACGTGTCTGCTGTGGCTTCCAACAGTACCGGAAACAGGAGCTGTCATGA
- the nqrM gene encoding (Na+)-NQR maturation NqrM — protein MTIFMVTFLVMGIAILAMAVGVLLGRRPIGGSCGGLERLGLECDAGCDKPCPERLARQQSQNRT, from the coding sequence ATGACAATTTTTATGGTGACCTTTCTCGTCATGGGTATTGCGATCCTGGCTATGGCGGTGGGTGTCCTACTCGGTCGCCGCCCGATCGGAGGCAGTTGTGGCGGCCTTGAACGCCTTGGTCTGGAGTGCGATGCCGGCTGCGACAAACCCTGCCCGGAACGTCTCGCCCGTCAGCAGTCACAAAACAGAACGTAG
- the nhaD gene encoding sodium:proton antiporter NhaD, with product MLFLCLRCSTSRVSQVGLGTAFIVLGLPFLAFAETESHAGIDLTTAPVGYFALCIFVLAYALVMSEEFTHLKKSKPVILAAGIIWGAISLASPDSQAEFVENAFRHNLMEYAELMLFLLVAMTYINALDERLVFEAIRAWLVRKGFSYRQLFWITGILAFFISAVADNLTTALLMCAVVMAVGAHSPHFVSLACINIVVAANAGGAFSPFGDITTLMVWQKGLLEFFDFFQLFIPSAVNFLVPAAIMHYAVPRMSPPPSSDTVRMKVGAKRIIGLFFLTICTAVSFHNFLHLPPVLGMMTGFAYLGLFGHYLSRKRHHASPYKKGEIGDVVPFDVFQKVARAEWDTLLFFYGVVMCVGGLGHIGYMALASHVLYSQWGPTFANITIGLLSAIVDNIPIMFAVLTMNPAISEGQWLLVTLTAGVGGSLLSIGSAAGVALMGQAKGKYTFFSHLKWAPAIALGYGASILVHMWINAHTF from the coding sequence ATGCTCTTTCTGTGTCTTCGGTGTAGCACCAGCCGTGTCTCCCAAGTGGGTCTTGGGACTGCGTTCATCGTCCTCGGGCTGCCGTTTCTCGCCTTCGCCGAAACCGAATCACACGCAGGGATCGACTTGACCACCGCCCCAGTGGGGTATTTTGCGCTGTGCATCTTTGTCCTGGCGTATGCGCTGGTCATGTCCGAAGAGTTTACTCACCTCAAGAAGTCCAAACCTGTGATTTTGGCTGCCGGCATCATTTGGGGGGCCATCAGCCTGGCGTCTCCCGATAGTCAGGCTGAGTTTGTTGAAAACGCCTTCCGGCACAATCTGATGGAATACGCAGAACTGATGCTGTTCTTGCTGGTCGCCATGACCTACATCAACGCTCTCGACGAACGACTCGTGTTTGAGGCGATCCGGGCATGGCTGGTTCGTAAAGGGTTCAGCTACCGGCAACTCTTCTGGATCACCGGGATCCTGGCGTTTTTTATTTCGGCGGTGGCGGACAATCTGACCACCGCCCTCTTAATGTGTGCCGTCGTCATGGCGGTGGGAGCCCACAGTCCACACTTCGTCAGTCTTGCTTGCATCAATATTGTGGTGGCGGCCAATGCGGGTGGAGCGTTCAGCCCCTTCGGCGATATCACGACCCTGATGGTGTGGCAAAAGGGGCTCCTGGAGTTCTTTGACTTTTTTCAGCTGTTTATCCCCTCAGCCGTGAACTTCCTTGTGCCTGCTGCGATCATGCATTATGCCGTCCCTCGAATGTCCCCGCCGCCGTCTTCTGATACGGTCCGGATGAAAGTCGGAGCCAAACGTATTATTGGGTTATTTTTTCTCACGATTTGTACCGCAGTCAGTTTTCACAATTTTCTGCATCTGCCCCCAGTCCTCGGAATGATGACCGGCTTTGCGTATCTGGGATTATTTGGCCATTACCTGAGCCGGAAGCGACACCATGCCTCCCCCTACAAGAAAGGGGAGATCGGAGACGTCGTTCCGTTCGATGTGTTTCAGAAGGTTGCCCGAGCGGAGTGGGACACGCTGTTATTCTTCTATGGAGTCGTCATGTGCGTCGGCGGGCTCGGCCATATCGGCTATATGGCCTTGGCCTCCCACGTGCTCTACTCCCAGTGGGGTCCCACCTTCGCCAACATCACGATCGGGCTTTTATCGGCGATTGTCGACAACATCCCGATCATGTTCGCAGTGCTGACGATGAACCCGGCCATTTCCGAGGGCCAATGGTTGCTCGTGACGCTGACCGCTGGGGTTGGGGGCAGCCTTCTCTCCATCGGCTCGGCGGCCGGGGTCGCGTTGATGGGGCAGGCGAAAGGGAAGTATACGTTCTTTAGTCATCTCAAATGGGCGCCGGCGATTGCGCTGGGATATGGCGCGAGCATTCTCGTGCACATGTGGATCAATGCGCATACGTTCTGA
- the nhaD gene encoding sodium:proton antiporter NhaD: MLFRCLRWRARRVFQVSLGTAFIVFGLPFLAFAETESHTLIDLTTAPVGFFALCIFVLAYALVMSEEFTHLKKSKPVILAAGIIWGAIALAYPQGQSELVEHAFRHNLMEYAELMLFLLVAMTYINALDERLVFEAIRAWLVRKGFSYRQLFWITGILAFFISPVADNLTTALLMCAVVMAVGAHSPKFVNLSCINIVVAANAGGAFSPFGDITTLMVWQKGLLEFFDFFQLFIPSAVNFLVPAAIMHYAVPRISPPPSSERVHMKIGAKRIIGLFFLTICTAVSFHNFLHLPPVLGMMTGFAYLGLFGHYLSRKRHHASPYKKGEIGDVVPFDVFQKVARAEWDTLLFFYGVVMCVGGLGHIGYMALASHVLYFEWGPTFANVMVGFLSAVVDNIPIMFAVLTMNPAISEGQWLLVTLTAGVGGSLLSIGSAAGVALMGQAKGKYTFFSHLKWAPAIALGYGASILVHMWINAHTF; this comes from the coding sequence ATGCTTTTTCGTTGCCTGCGGTGGAGAGCTCGTCGTGTCTTCCAAGTTAGTCTCGGTACCGCGTTCATCGTTTTCGGGCTGCCGTTTCTCGCCTTCGCCGAAACTGAATCCCACACCCTGATTGATTTGACCACTGCACCAGTTGGGTTTTTCGCACTGTGCATCTTTGTCCTAGCGTATGCGCTGGTCATGTCCGAAGAGTTTACTCACCTCAAGAAGTCCAAACCCGTGATTTTGGCTGCCGGCATCATTTGGGGGGCGATCGCTCTCGCGTATCCGCAAGGCCAAAGCGAACTAGTTGAACATGCCTTCCGGCACAATCTGATGGAATACGCAGAACTGATGCTGTTCTTGCTGGTCGCTATGACCTACATCAACGCCCTCGATGAACGACTCGTGTTTGAGGCGATCCGGGCATGGCTGGTTCGTAAAGGGTTCAGCTACCGGCAACTCTTCTGGATCACGGGGATCCTGGCATTTTTCATTTCACCGGTGGCGGACAATCTGACCACCGCCCTCTTAATGTGTGCCGTCGTCATGGCGGTGGGAGCCCACAGCCCAAAATTTGTCAATTTATCGTGCATCAATATTGTGGTGGCAGCCAATGCGGGTGGAGCGTTCAGCCCCTTCGGCGATATCACGACCCTGATGGTGTGGCAAAAGGGGCTCCTGGAGTTCTTTGACTTTTTTCAGCTGTTTATCCCCTCAGCCGTGAACTTCCTTGTGCCTGCTGCGATCATGCATTATGCCGTCCCTCGAATATCTCCGCCGCCGTCCTCCGAAAGGGTTCACATGAAGATCGGAGCCAAACGTATTATTGGGTTATTTTTTCTCACGATTTGTACCGCAGTCAGTTTTCACAATTTTCTGCATCTGCCCCCAGTCCTCGGAATGATGACCGGCTTTGCGTATCTGGGATTATTTGGCCATTACCTGAGCCGGAAGCGACACCATGCCTCCCCCTACAAGAAAGGGGAGATCGGAGACGTCGTTCCGTTCGATGTGTTTCAGAAGGTTGCCCGAGCGGAGTGGGACACGCTGTTATTCTTCTATGGAGTCGTCATGTGCGTCGGCGGGCTCGGCCATATCGGCTATATGGCCTTGGCCTCCCACGTGCTCTATTTCGAGTGGGGTCCCACCTTCGCCAATGTCATGGTTGGATTTTTATCGGCGGTCGTCGACAACATCCCGATCATGTTCGCAGTGCTGACGATGAACCCGGCCATTTCCGAGGGCCAATGGTTGCTCGTGACGCTGACCGCTGGGGTTGGGGGCAGCCTTCTCTCCATCGGCTCGGCCGCGGGGGTCGCGTTGATGGGGCAGGCCAAAGG